A genomic stretch from Telmatocola sphagniphila includes:
- the corA gene encoding magnesium/cobalt transporter CorA has translation MLQVYRWDKDSKKCCLLDAEQVKNLSLDPQLSKSDYWIDLESPTPEEEAWIFEKVRPVHALVLEDIRKPIREPEVGPHLPKVEEWDDYLFAIVNPLNREYLNQCGDEIQPTERHRAYLQFSAVLTSNALITHHYTKLSCVDHLKNRLSHEVAIGNRGPDYLYHWLLDDLVDECAPVIDEILESLDDLEREILEQPQPSLLRKLLRHKSFIVILRKTMILEREVLARLTRNEFELVSPQEVIYYRNVYDHLIRYTEMIEGAREMISDLMQTHLAAVSNKLNTIMKVLTMISTIILPMTLIASIYGMNFDVLPGKEHPGGFWLSILAMGGCGIISLIFFRWRRWL, from the coding sequence ATGCTGCAAGTCTACCGCTGGGATAAAGACTCCAAAAAGTGCTGCCTGCTGGACGCCGAGCAAGTGAAGAATCTTTCCCTTGATCCCCAGCTATCGAAATCGGATTACTGGATCGATCTGGAATCTCCGACTCCCGAAGAGGAAGCCTGGATATTTGAAAAAGTCCGACCCGTGCATGCGTTAGTACTCGAAGATATTCGGAAACCGATCCGCGAGCCCGAGGTGGGGCCGCATCTGCCGAAAGTCGAGGAGTGGGACGATTATCTATTCGCGATTGTGAATCCTCTGAACCGGGAATACCTCAATCAGTGCGGCGATGAAATTCAACCGACGGAACGCCACCGCGCCTACCTGCAATTCAGCGCCGTTCTGACCTCGAATGCCTTGATCACTCATCACTACACGAAGTTATCTTGTGTCGATCACCTGAAAAACCGGCTATCGCACGAAGTGGCTATCGGCAATCGCGGACCCGATTATCTCTATCACTGGCTGCTGGATGATCTGGTGGATGAATGTGCCCCGGTGATCGACGAAATACTGGAAAGCCTGGACGATCTGGAACGAGAAATTCTGGAGCAACCGCAGCCGTCACTACTTCGTAAATTGCTTCGGCACAAATCGTTCATTGTCATTCTTCGCAAGACCATGATTCTGGAACGGGAGGTTCTGGCTCGACTGACCCGCAACGAATTCGAACTGGTCAGCCCCCAGGAAGTGATCTACTACCGCAACGTCTACGACCACCTCATCCGCTACACGGAAATGATTGAGGGCGCTCGGGAAATGATCTCGGATCTGATGCAAACTCACTTGGCGGCGGTGTCCAACAAACTGAATACGATCATGAAAGTGCTGACCATGATCTCGACGATCATTCTGCCTATGACGCTTATCGCCAGCATCTACGGAATGAACTTCGATGTCCTTCCCGGCAAGGAACATCCCGGCGGATTCTGGCTCTCGATACTGGCCATGGGAGGCTGCGGTATCATTTCCCTGATCTTCTTCCGATGGCGTCGCTGGCTATAA
- a CDS encoding KdsC family phosphatase: MNPKPPLTERLTRINVLVLDVDGVLTDGSIFYSDQNTELRPFHVRDGIALRWWHSLGYRSVIISGRSSPLVDRRAKETDVAKVLQGVGNKQAALRILSEELNFKIEESCCIGDDLPELALMNCCGIAVTVADGVQEMRAVADYVTQQPGGRGAVRETIEWILKAQGRWNEVVLRYANQV, translated from the coding sequence ATGAATCCTAAACCGCCACTGACCGAGCGTTTGACTCGCATCAACGTCCTCGTTTTGGACGTTGACGGCGTTCTGACCGACGGCAGCATCTTCTACAGCGATCAGAATACGGAACTGCGTCCCTTCCATGTCCGGGACGGAATCGCACTGCGCTGGTGGCATTCCCTCGGATACCGCAGTGTGATTATCAGCGGCCGCAGTTCACCTTTGGTCGATCGCCGGGCCAAGGAAACGGATGTAGCGAAAGTGCTGCAAGGTGTCGGAAATAAGCAGGCCGCTTTGCGAATACTCTCCGAGGAGTTGAATTTCAAAATCGAGGAATCTTGCTGTATCGGCGACGATTTACCGGAGTTGGCTCTGATGAATTGCTGCGGCATCGCCGTAACGGTAGCAGATGGCGTGCAGGAAATGCGAGCGGTGGCGGACTATGTGACCCAGCAACCTGGGGGACGGGGAGCCGTGCGCGAAACGATCGAATGGATACTAAAAGCCCAGGGTCGGTGGAATGAAGTGGTACTTCGTTACGCGAACCAGGTTTAG
- a CDS encoding KpsF/GutQ family sugar-phosphate isomerase, whose amino-acid sequence MTLRATSDGHPLSLNVAKRVLHIEAQALNQVAEKLDPGFEQVVQAIYGCRGRLGVTGVGKSFDVAQKIVGTLNSTGTRAYLLDATRAMHGDLGMVHPEDIVLILSHSGESEEILRLLPALKGIAHQLIGMTGNPRSTLAKQTDHSIIYGSLAESCPLNLAPSTSTTVMMALGDALAFSLVELRAFTSEDFARFHPAGSLGRKLAIVDTVMRRGTELRIASQSHTVRQVFSESCLPGRRTGAIMLVDETGLLMGIFTDSDLAKLFERREDNAFDLPIAQVMTANPKTIFATAKVQEAISIFRDCKISELPVIDAVGRPIGLLDITDLIGVDPLHDPLEATPKVRLWERQSA is encoded by the coding sequence ATGACTTTGCGTGCAACCTCGGATGGGCATCCGCTGTCGCTGAACGTTGCGAAACGGGTTCTCCACATCGAAGCGCAGGCCTTGAATCAGGTCGCGGAAAAACTCGATCCCGGTTTCGAACAGGTGGTGCAGGCCATTTATGGCTGTCGCGGCCGACTGGGCGTGACGGGAGTGGGCAAATCTTTCGATGTAGCCCAGAAGATCGTCGGCACGTTGAATTCCACGGGCACTCGCGCCTATCTTCTCGATGCCACCCGGGCCATGCACGGCGATCTGGGAATGGTCCATCCAGAAGACATCGTTTTAATCCTGTCCCACAGTGGGGAGAGCGAAGAGATTCTTCGATTGCTTCCCGCATTAAAAGGCATTGCTCATCAACTCATTGGTATGACGGGCAATCCGCGCAGCACACTCGCCAAGCAGACCGATCACTCCATCATCTACGGCTCACTGGCCGAGTCCTGCCCGCTGAATCTGGCACCCAGTACCAGTACGACGGTAATGATGGCCCTGGGCGATGCCCTTGCCTTCTCGCTCGTCGAACTGCGGGCATTCACTTCCGAAGATTTTGCTCGCTTCCATCCGGCCGGGAGTCTTGGCCGGAAATTAGCCATTGTCGATACGGTCATGCGTCGCGGTACGGAACTCCGAATCGCCTCGCAAAGTCATACGGTTCGCCAGGTCTTTTCGGAATCCTGCCTCCCGGGTCGCCGGACCGGCGCGATCATGCTGGTTGATGAAACCGGCTTGTTAATGGGAATCTTCACCGATAGCGATCTGGCCAAACTGTTCGAGCGCCGGGAGGATAATGCCTTCGATCTGCCAATCGCTCAAGTGATGACGGCCAACCCCAAAACGATATTTGCCACCGCCAAGGTGCAGGAAGCCATTAGCATTTTCCGCGATTGCAAGATCAGCGAGTTACCGGTGATCGACGCGGTCGGTCGACCGATCGGCTTGTTGGATATCACCGATTTGATCGGCGTCGATCCCTTGCACGATCCTTTGGAAGCGACCCCGAAGGTTCGCTTGTGGGAGCGTCAATCGGCATGA
- a CDS encoding tetratricopeptide repeat protein, producing the protein MTTLPNIEELMNRVLDSFVCDTEFDANFGLVEPYDSSAGVKVDPVTAWNEVQTLAKLYGQNKAAAALSNEWSSYAFLDSMIVALPCAIGNYPQQVSDIPRLLKTVQIKSTPKVADCVLNNLNQEKLNKKTGEEILLAVGVARLAGAFDLAQELLNRCQGLETWVRGNEAASTLWMRGEHAEALRVWKIQPSNPVICLNRGMAKIFLGERESARKDLQEAVAGLPAQSGWKHLAQLYLSLCEM; encoded by the coding sequence ATGACTACGCTTCCAAATATCGAAGAATTGATGAACCGAGTTCTGGATTCGTTTGTCTGCGATACCGAATTCGATGCAAACTTCGGCCTAGTTGAACCTTACGATTCTTCCGCCGGCGTCAAAGTCGATCCCGTCACGGCCTGGAATGAGGTTCAAACCCTCGCCAAATTGTACGGCCAGAACAAAGCCGCTGCAGCCCTCTCGAATGAATGGTCCAGCTACGCTTTTCTGGACAGCATGATCGTGGCTTTGCCCTGTGCGATCGGAAATTATCCTCAACAGGTGAGCGATATTCCCCGTCTGCTCAAAACGGTTCAGATCAAATCGACTCCTAAGGTGGCCGATTGCGTTCTGAATAACTTGAATCAGGAAAAATTAAACAAGAAGACCGGCGAAGAAATCCTGTTAGCGGTTGGTGTGGCCCGACTGGCCGGTGCTTTCGATCTGGCTCAGGAATTGCTCAATCGCTGCCAGGGTCTGGAAACCTGGGTCCGCGGAAATGAAGCGGCTTCGACTCTTTGGATGCGAGGCGAACATGCCGAGGCCCTCCGAGTTTGGAAGATTCAGCCTTCGAATCCGGTCATCTGCCTGAATCGCGGTATGGCCAAGATCTTCCTCGGCGAACGTGAATCGGCCCGCAAGGATCTTCAGGAAGCCGTAGCAGGTCTTCCCGCTCAATCGGGCTGGAAACACTTGGCTCAGCTTTATCTTTCGCTCTGCGAAATGTAA
- a CDS encoding CTP synthase, which translates to MAKHIFVTGGVVSSLGKGITCASIGMLLERRGLRIRLQKFDPYINVDPGTMSPYQHGEVYVTDDGAETDLDLGHYERYTNVPLNRDCNYTTGRIYSTVIAKERKGDYKGKTVQVIPHVTNEIKAAIRTLATEDVDICITEIGGTVGDIEGMPFFEAIRQFALDIGKQNCLYIHLTLVPYLKAAGEAKTKPTQHSVMELRKIGIQPDVLICRTERELHKDDAEKIAQFCNVERRAVIEERDKEVTVYEVPVSLKNNKLDEFIIEKFQLKNAQPIQMDDWLGIIETIKNPKHEVTIAVVGKYVKHADAYKSVYEALMHAGIANEAKVIVKKVSAEHIERDGLEKFMANIDGLLVPGGFDVRGIQGKLDAIRHARESKLPFFGICLGLQCAAIEFARNVVGLSDANSTEFTKTSSNFLVCMLSELKGVTNLGGTMRLGAYNCRLQAGTRAYAAYKKEIISERHRHRYEVNNDYRGILQQHGLVIAGTTLDNSLVEVIELKDHPWFLAVQCHPEFKSKPNEAHPLFRDFITAALKHKAERKK; encoded by the coding sequence ATGGCGAAGCATATTTTTGTGACCGGCGGAGTAGTCAGTTCGCTGGGTAAAGGCATCACTTGCGCGTCGATCGGCATGCTGCTCGAACGTCGCGGTTTGCGGATTCGCCTCCAGAAGTTTGATCCCTATATCAACGTCGATCCCGGTACCATGTCCCCTTATCAGCATGGTGAAGTGTACGTAACGGACGATGGAGCCGAGACCGATCTCGACTTGGGCCATTACGAACGGTACACAAACGTTCCGCTCAACCGGGACTGTAATTACACCACCGGTCGAATCTACTCGACTGTGATCGCCAAAGAACGCAAGGGCGATTACAAGGGCAAGACCGTTCAGGTCATACCTCATGTGACCAATGAAATCAAAGCGGCTATTCGCACGTTAGCCACGGAAGATGTGGATATCTGCATCACCGAAATCGGCGGCACTGTCGGCGATATCGAAGGCATGCCGTTTTTCGAAGCCATCCGCCAGTTCGCACTAGATATCGGCAAGCAGAACTGCCTCTACATTCACCTGACGCTGGTTCCCTACTTGAAGGCCGCCGGGGAAGCCAAAACCAAGCCGACCCAGCACAGCGTCATGGAACTGCGGAAGATCGGTATCCAGCCTGATGTGCTGATCTGTCGCACTGAGCGGGAACTTCACAAGGACGATGCGGAAAAGATCGCCCAGTTCTGTAACGTCGAAAGGCGGGCGGTGATCGAAGAACGGGATAAGGAAGTTACAGTCTATGAAGTTCCCGTCAGCCTGAAGAACAACAAACTCGACGAATTCATCATCGAGAAGTTCCAGCTGAAAAATGCTCAGCCGATCCAAATGGATGATTGGCTGGGAATCATCGAAACGATCAAGAATCCCAAGCACGAAGTCACGATTGCCGTTGTCGGTAAATACGTGAAGCATGCCGACGCGTACAAATCGGTTTACGAAGCGTTGATGCACGCCGGGATTGCCAACGAAGCCAAAGTCATCGTGAAAAAGGTCTCGGCGGAACATATCGAGCGGGATGGCCTGGAAAAGTTCATGGCGAACATTGATGGACTTCTGGTGCCCGGCGGTTTCGACGTCCGTGGGATTCAGGGGAAATTGGATGCCATCCGTCACGCCCGCGAATCCAAATTGCCTTTCTTTGGCATCTGCCTGGGACTCCAGTGTGCGGCGATTGAATTTGCCCGAAACGTTGTGGGCCTCTCTGATGCGAATTCCACTGAATTCACCAAGACGTCCTCGAATTTTCTGGTCTGCATGCTCAGCGAGTTGAAAGGGGTTACCAACCTGGGAGGCACCATGCGGTTGGGGGCTTACAACTGCCGGTTGCAGGCCGGCACCCGAGCCTATGCCGCATATAAGAAAGAGATCATCTCAGAACGGCATCGTCATCGCTATGAAGTAAACAACGACTATCGTGGAATCCTGCAACAGCATGGACTGGTGATTGCGGGTACTACGCTGGATAATTCGCTTGTGGAAGTGATTGAGTTGAAGGACCATCCCTGGTTTCTGGCCGTGCAGTGTCATCCGGAGTTCAAATCTAAACCGAATGAGGCTCACCCCTTGTTCCGGGACTTCATCACCGCGGCCTTGAAACACAAAGCCGAGCGCAAAAAATAA
- a CDS encoding cupredoxin domain-containing protein, with product MNFRKFMIAASIVSVPVLTVGTAFAQQPSSSEKSIQSSFVKTTSANAESNNAQGEWTTITGQILFPKNEKIPVMANITPNKDVQACLKDGPFSDETWVINPKNRGIRNAVVYLVPEGFKRGDKFPADSINPKVAKPAKPNAEIDQPCCSFIPHVLAMQEGQSLIIKNSASIPHNAKLAGGNIDINPLIPSGGQHDVGLIKADLFPLSLSCSIHGWMNAKIFVFDHPYFAVTDADGKFEIKDAPVGKFNLAIWHESQGWSWAGTPAKGRLGVKIDLTPGKTALDPIEFKLKPTEGK from the coding sequence ATGAATTTCCGTAAATTTATGATTGCTGCTTCGATTGTAAGCGTCCCTGTTTTGACCGTCGGAACGGCTTTCGCGCAACAGCCCTCCAGTTCCGAAAAATCTATTCAATCCTCTTTCGTTAAAACCACTTCGGCCAATGCCGAATCGAATAACGCTCAGGGCGAATGGACGACGATCACCGGGCAAATTCTTTTCCCCAAGAACGAAAAAATCCCGGTCATGGCGAATATCACGCCAAATAAAGACGTACAAGCCTGCCTGAAAGACGGCCCGTTCAGCGATGAGACCTGGGTGATTAACCCGAAAAATCGCGGCATCCGAAATGCAGTCGTTTACCTGGTTCCCGAAGGGTTCAAGCGAGGGGACAAATTCCCAGCCGATTCGATCAATCCTAAAGTCGCCAAACCGGCAAAACCGAATGCGGAAATCGACCAACCCTGCTGCTCATTCATCCCGCACGTCCTCGCAATGCAGGAAGGCCAATCACTAATCATAAAAAATAGTGCGAGCATACCACACAATGCGAAATTGGCCGGCGGCAACATCGATATTAATCCTTTGATTCCGTCCGGCGGGCAACACGACGTTGGCCTCATCAAAGCTGATCTTTTCCCGCTTAGCTTGAGTTGCAGCATCCATGGTTGGATGAACGCGAAAATCTTCGTATTCGATCATCCCTATTTTGCAGTAACCGATGCCGATGGGAAATTTGAGATTAAAGATGCACCTGTAGGAAAATTCAACTTGGCCATCTGGCATGAAAGCCAAGGTTGGAGTTGGGCGGGAACTCCTGCGAAAGGACGGCTTGGTGTAAAAATTGATTTAACACCGGGCAAAACGGCTCTGGATCCGATCGAATTCAAACTCAAACCGACCGAAGGCAAATAA
- the hisN gene encoding histidinol-phosphatase: MAHDWERRYEAAITVAQKAGANALSYFNKDIVVEWKADQSPVTLADQSSEEIIRQEISKNFPEDGFLGEEFGNQPGSSGYQWVIDPIDGTRNFIRGVPVWATLLGLKFHGEVIAGIAVIPAMSQTYHALKGHGSFRDGKQLHVSQIDSLKKATVVYTSITLFQQENREKQFLDLVAQCDRTRGFGDFYGFTLLAEGTVDVAIDSGVKEWDVCPLKVIVEEAGGMFSDWTGTPRIDVPQVLATNGLLHGEVLRIING, encoded by the coding sequence ATGGCTCACGACTGGGAACGCCGATATGAAGCCGCTATCACGGTAGCTCAGAAGGCGGGGGCAAATGCGCTTTCTTACTTCAACAAAGACATCGTCGTCGAATGGAAAGCCGATCAAAGTCCGGTGACGCTGGCCGATCAATCCTCGGAGGAGATCATTCGCCAGGAGATTTCCAAGAACTTCCCGGAAGATGGATTCCTCGGGGAGGAGTTCGGTAATCAGCCAGGTTCCTCCGGCTACCAGTGGGTGATCGATCCCATTGATGGAACTCGCAACTTCATTCGTGGCGTACCCGTCTGGGCTACCTTGCTCGGCCTGAAATTTCACGGAGAAGTCATCGCAGGAATTGCGGTCATCCCGGCCATGAGCCAGACTTATCACGCTCTGAAGGGACATGGCTCATTCCGAGATGGAAAGCAATTACACGTTTCACAGATCGATTCACTCAAAAAGGCCACGGTCGTTTACACCAGCATTACCCTGTTCCAACAGGAAAATCGCGAGAAGCAGTTTCTGGATTTGGTAGCTCAGTGCGATCGCACTCGCGGCTTCGGAGATTTCTACGGCTTCACCCTTCTAGCGGAGGGAACCGTCGATGTGGCAATCGATTCCGGAGTCAAGGAATGGGATGTCTGCCCGCTGAAAGTCATTGTCGAGGAAGCGGGGGGCATGTTTAGCGATTGGACGGGAACTCCTCGCATCGATGTTCCGCAAGTTCTAGCGACAAATGGCTTGTTACATGGGGAAGTTCTTCGAATAATTAACGGTTAG